The Pochonia chlamydosporia 170 chromosome 3, whole genome shotgun sequence genome contains the following window.
GTCGCGAAGAGATGTGGTCTACTTACCAAGTACGGCTGTGTTACAGTCTCCGAAACGAGAGTGAGCCAAGCTCCGCTCAGCAAAATTAGCAAGTTGAATGGCAGAAGAATCTTCCATTTCTGCCCGGCTCCTCGTGAGAGTAGAAACAAAAGGGGAGACGAGAGTATCAGGGTGGCCACCGGGGACACCCAGCGACTATTGAGTTGAGTGTCGTTCGCCATGTTGTTCAAAGACTATGCCAGTAACGGCCTCGTGAAGTTGAGGAATTGGCAGGTATTAACGAGTGCTCATAGCCGTTGAAGTAAGCAAAACCGTGATAAAAAAGAAATTCTGAATAAATCGTCTTATCTCATTCTAAATATCCCATCGACACCCGATGATACATAAGCAACGTGAGCCAGATGTTGAAAGGAGATTACCTGGCAAGATAGCTCCATCCAGTTGGGCATCTCACAGTGTCATTTGCACTGTTATGCACTGTATAGTCTTTCACATTCACGTTTGCTATATCGCACTTGTAATTAGTTTGCATTGATGGACTTCTCTTCGGTATTCACAAAGTTTCATATCCTCCAATCCTTCACTGTTCACTGGAATGAGCTTGCTGTATCACCGCGCACTGCTCACTAGGAATGGCTAGGATTGAGTGTTCAAGAGATATTGCAAAATACACCTCATATGCATATCATCCAGTACAATGTTGTCAAGCGACAGGTGCATTCTCTTTGAGTCAGAGGCAACAGCTCAGAAGGTTTCTATTTTGAGTATCTTATACAAAGGGAAGACCCCTAATCCGTCCACGGGGTTCTGATATAATCTACAATCCAGGCTCCACCAATACACTTAGAAGGGCTAAGAATTCGTTAGTTGCGACTCTTATTCCTTTGAAGCACACATGACTTACGTTGTCCTGAGGGTGGACTTCGGGCTGAACGAAGTAACGGCCAACGAAGGGGATTTTCTAGCCACATTAGCTGACAGAGCGACAATGACCATCTCATGGAATTGGTATACCTGGAGAACGTCCTGCTGGACGCGAGGAATGCCGGAAACGTAGAGGAGGGCACCGACAACGGCGGCACCACCGAAAGAGGCAGATCTCACGCTCCTATTATGATTGTTAGTTCTCATAGCCTTTCCTAGACGAGCTTTCCAACCGCAGTTTCACTGTCGAAGATAGCTGAAGAATAAAAAGACCAGTCTCCAACATATTTTGTGCACGTTCAGGTCGAAGAACTGTCACATTTGCAGCAGAGAAACGCTCTTCGATCTGACCAGCCCCCATGCCGAAATAATGCCAAGTTTCACATGTCCCCCTCTCGCCAGACTTTATAAACCCCGGGATACAAGGTCCAACTTACGCTCGGAAGAGAGTGGTCTTGTTCCATCCATTGAGGTTAGGTTGGAACTGGTACCTATTTACCACAATTAGTCAATCATCCCTCCATCAATTCGAGCCATTCGATTGAATGCCAAGCAGTGCGATAACTCGACGTCGCACGTAATTCGGTTCATTCGTCGAAGTCGATATCATAAATTGATTCGGAACGTACTTGGGGCCGTAGGCGCTCTTGAATGCCGCAGCGCGGACAGGAGTCTAAGGAATTTCAGTCAGTCGGTAGCCCTTTCGGTGCCGCGTGCCCAATCTATGGGCAATTCCTCGTCCTAAAATCCATTAGAAGCGAGATTACTCACAGAGTAGACCATCTTGACTGGAGGAATAGCAGTCGATGCTCTTCAATATGGTTCAATTGCGTGCGAGGTATCGTCTTCAAAATTGAAGCCGGAACTGATGCGCGAGTTTGCCGACGGGAAAGCCCGGATGGTGGTGGCCTGAGGCCCACATTGCAGCTTTTAGAAATCTTGTCCAATCATCTCCCGCATGCTCTGACCCACTACAGCTACATCGCCAGCCTCGCGCATGTGTGCAACGCAGAACTTCTTTTAATATACGCCATTCCCCGTGATACTCGTTGGCTACGGGAGAAAGCGCTCGCCAAACCAGCGAACATGGACAAATACATTGACAGTCGTTTTGAGCGACTGGAAAAGGCGTTGTCAAATCTAATTGACTCCGTCACGAAATATCACCCTTCCACCATCCAAGCCGAGGAACTGAAAGCCGCAGACAGTGAACTAAGCAAAGGTCTCGAAGAAGGTAAAAAGTTCAAGCACACTGCCGTGCAAATCCGCACTCTTCTGACAAACACGTCCAGTTCAAATCCATCAGAACAACTACCTCCGCATTCAAAAGCTGCGCCAATCCTCCGCCGCGCTGGACACCCAAATCCGCGACACTCTCACGAGCCTCGCCAACACGCGCAAGGACATCGTCACCACGCACACGACTACCTTTCCATCCGAGCCAAACTACCCCATCGCATACGAAGAACTCCTCCGCTACGCGCGACGAATCAGCAAGACTACCCTCCCTCCAGCCGCGACCATCGAAGGCGCCGCGACACCGGTAGAAACGCAGTCGCCCAACCCCGAGTCTCAACCACAGTCGGCTCTTACGCCATCTGCGCGAACGCCTTCGCAGCCGCAGAGTCCCGCGATCAACGGGACACCGCAGCTGGCTTCGGAGCAGCCAACGCAGCAAACCGCTGTGGCTATGAATACGAGTCTGCCAGAGGGGATGAGCCAGTATCTCAACCCGCTATCTGGACAACTCTTCTTCCCCTGGCCGTTGGAGGACAAAATTCGCTCCGGGTCACTGGCTTCGTATCAGGTTCTTGTCGAGCAGGGCATTGATCCTAAGGGGTACGACCCCGCTACAGAAGAGGAAAGGAAGcgcaaggaggaagaggaacgCAAGGCGAgggaggagcaggagaaggcTGAGCGTGAGGCACGCGAGAAACAGCTTCGTGAGGAACGAGAGAGAGCTCGTGCTGAGAGAGAGAGGCAGCGCGAGAAGGAGCTCGCGGAATGGAGGCGGGCGAGTATTGTTAGCGGGCATCCTGATGGGCCGGGACCTTCGAGAGCAGGGACGGGTCTTGGAGAGAAGAAGCAGTTTCAGTTTACAAACTTGGATGATctggatgacgatgacgacgatgattgAGCAGGGGGTACTGCGAATCTCGTCTCATTCTTATGTATAATTCGACGCAGCGAAGAGCGCATGCACAAGTGCATTACAGCCCATGACGAATGATAAAAGGCAAAAATATGATGACTTGTTTCTCTTCTCTATCAATAAATCGCTTTTCCAGGCATGACCAATTGACCCTCACGCTGTGCTCTACACCATTTTGCCAAAAAAgcagtactgtactgcacgCGCTGGTCGTACATATATTGTTACACAACCCTCAATTAATAGATCCTACGAGCCATGATGATCGCAATCCTAGCCCCCCTTTTCGATCCAAATTCGATTCGCCACACGTCAACACATCAAGTCTTTAGTCGATCTTGATTGACGAGTAAATCTTCCTTACGAACCACCAGCTAGCAAAATAACCAATGGAGCCTAATAATCAAATGTCAATTTTTGT
Protein-coding sequences here:
- a CDS encoding ubiquinol-cytochrome-c reductase complex subunit (QCR10) domain-containing protein, which translates into the protein MVYSTPVRAAAFKSAYGPKYQFQPNLNGWNKTTLFRASVRSASFGGAAVVGALLYVSGIPRVQQDVLQKIPFVGRYFVQPEVHPQDNPF
- a CDS encoding mediator of RNA polymerase II transcription subunit 4 (similar to Metarhizium acridum CQMa 102 XP_007810331.1), with product MDKYIDSRFERLEKALSNLIDSVTKYHPSTIQAEELKAADSELSKGLEEVQIHQNNYLRIQKLRQSSAALDTQIRDTLTSLANTRKDIVTTHTTTFPSEPNYPIAYEELLRYARRISKTTLPPAATIEGAATPVETQSPNPESQPQSALTPSARTPSQPQSPAINGTPQLASEQPTQQTAVAMNTSLPEGMSQYLNPLSGQLFFPWPLEDKIRSGSLASYQVLVEQGIDPKGYDPATEEERKRKEEEERKAREEQEKAEREAREKQLREERERARAERERQREKELAEWRRASIVSGHPDGPGPSRAGTGLGEKKQFQFTNLDDLDDDDDDD